The sequence CAAATTCTAGTTTCCCAAGCTATTTGCCAAAAGCAAACGGCCCTTTCAGTAACCAGTCCAATGCTTTTCGACCTAATGGATTTGCCCCTAAACCCTTTGGACAAGCGTCCCAAAGATCTAACATCAGTCGTAAATTTGAACCCATGGACACCAGTTCTGGTAACACCTTGATTAACggcaacaaaaagaattttataagccAAGAACTGTACAATCAGGAAGTATTCCCTCAAACACCTGAACACCCCGATCACATTGACGTACCTATCGAGGAACCTCCCGAGAACCCCTACGACTTAAATCTCGTTGAGGATCATTTTAATGCACCATTTGACCAGAATCATCTGTATCATGACATCGATTATCAGCAACCCGATATTGAAAAAGATACCCAAGaggaaaacctaaattttcctttaaccgGTCAGAGCACAAACACGACGTAATATTCTTAAACAACCATGACACCCAATTACCATACATCCTGATACCCGAACTCAAATCTAAATTCTTGTTAGACACTGGTAGCACTAGAAGCTTCCTAAAACCCCAAATTGCTTATCAgaaatttccccatttaattCAGGAAGAACTCTTTCAAGTTCAGACCGCCCACGCAACTTCTTTTCATAACGAAACTATCACACTACCAATATTCCCCACGTTACAAACACCAggttcacataaatttttccttttcgaatTCTCCCCAAAATTTGAAGGACTCATAGGACTTGATCTTATGAAACAATTAGACGCCAAAATCGATTTCAAAGCGAATACTTTAAACTTACCCGGAACAACACTACCTGTTTACCACGATGCGAAAACCCCTCAACCCCGAGATATTAATTACCACGATTTCAATTACGTAATAAGCCCTAGGAGTATCCAGCAAATCAGAATTCCAGTCAAAATGTCCAACGGATACGGCATAATCCCTTATCAAAAACTAGGACACCTCGAAATTCCAGAATGCCTAGTACGAGTTCAAAACAATACAGCCCTGACTACCGCCTTAAACCCTAGAGAAAATCCGATAAACCTGCAACTTCTCGAAACGTTCAACATAGAACCAATAAACACGAACGAATTAAACTTCATAGATCACCCCTTAACTCAAAATTCTGCCGGACAAACCACTGACCAATTGCTCAAGGATAacctaagaaaaattagacttGACCACTGCAATTCCGAAGAAAGGGAACAGATCTCCAAACTATGCTACGAATTCcgtgatattttccattgcgAAAACATCCCGTTAACTTTtactaattcaataaaacacaggATAAAGGTCAAAGACGAAACTCCCATTTTTACTAAGACGTATAGGTACCCCGAAGTACATCGTGCCGAGGTAAAAAAGCAAGTTTCCGAattattacatcaaaatatcatCCGAGATTCAAATTCACCATGGTCATCGCCTATTTGGATCGTGCCAAAAAAACTAGACCAATCTAAGACACAAAAGTGGCGAATGGTCATCGACTACCGAAAGCTGAACGAACAGACAGTAGATGATAAATTCCCTTTGCCTAATATCAACGAAATACTTGACAAACTAGGCAAAGCCCATTATTTCACGACACTGGACTTAGCAAATGGATTTCACCAAATCCAAATGCATGATGAAGACATTggcaaaacagcttttactaCGGACACCGGGCATTACGAATTTCTACGAATGCCCTTCGGCCTCAAAAACGCCCCGGCGACCTTCCAACGCGTGATGAACAACATCCTACGAGgactacaaaatgaaacatgtcTAGTCTACTTAGACGATGTGATCATCTTTAGTACAAGCCTGCAAGAACATatcgaaaatctaagaaacgtttttaaaCGACTGAGAGACTCAAAGTTTAAGATCCAACTTGACAAGTCCGAGTTTCTAAGGAAAGAGGTACAGTACTTAGGACACGTTGTGAGTCGAGACGGAGTAAAGCCGAATCCCGACAAGATCAATGCAGTGAAAAACTTTCCTATTCCCAAAACTACCCGAGAGATAAAGTCATTCCTAGGATTAGTCGGATACTATAGacgctttattaaagattttgctaaaattacaaagccaCTGACCAACTGcctcaagaaaaatgttaagataatACATAATCCTGAATTCGTTAATTCTTTTAACCACTGCaaacaaattctaataaatttccccgTCTTACAATATCCCGACTTCTCGAAACCCTTTCTATTGACCACGGATGCGAGTAACTATGCAATCGGAGCTGTTTTATCGCAAGGTCCAATACCTAATGATCGACCCATAGCCTATGCATCTAGGACCCTAAATGATTCGGAAACCAAATATTCGACAATCGAGAAAGAATTACTAGCAATAGTTTGggcatgtaaatatttccgcCCCTACTTATTTGGCCGcaagttttacatttacacaGACCATAGGCCCCTAGTATGGCTTTTTAACCTGAAGGAACCTAACTCAAAATTGGTGAGATGGCGATTGAGACTAGAAGAGTTCGATTACCAGATAATATACAAGAAGGGACGCCAGAACACTAACGCAGATGCCCTGTCCAGGATACAACTGAATATTTACGAGAACGagtcaattttgaataaccCTGGTAACTCTGACGACGACATCAAAGACTACTTAGAAACAGTCGCAGGAAACACCAACTTCGAAGAAACCAACTTTGATAACAGACCCGGGACTAGccagcagaaaataaatatcatctcCGATATTCAACTACGTCCGCCTGACGCAGCAACCGCCGATGAAACAGTACACAGCCAAGACGCTGACCGCGAGAATCCAGGACTCAGCATTCTAGacgaaattataaacaacaaGCACCTGCAATTCCTGATAAAGAAATCTCCACACGtgcagataaaatttaacaaagaacgcTATGAGAATCACGTAATAAGTCACGTAGACGTATCAAATAACCCAGacactattaaacaatttattcaagaatatCTCACTTGCAAAAAGCCCTGTTACGTATACTTCGTCGACAAAGACTTAATGTCCCCATTTATAGATGtatgcctaaaatattttcaaaatctacaaataaGAATATGCACCAAACTGCTACACAACATCGCAGACCcggaagaaaaaatcatgctCATCACCCACCAACACGAAGGCAAGCAGAACCACAGAGGCATCAACGAAACGTACCAACGCCTTAAAGCCCTTTATTACTGGCCCAAGCTAAAAGAAGACGtgacaaaatatatcaatgatTGCACCATTTGCCAAACGTCAAAATACTGCCGTTTCAAATCTTACATTCCTCTTACAAGAACAGAAACACCTAGCAAACCCTTTCAGATGATACATATCGACACCTTTACATTCGAAGCACAAAATTTCCTAACAATcttcgataaattttccaaatttggacaAGCATATCCGTATGACAAAAACGCGAAATCGGTGTGCGATAAACTCGTCAACTTCTTCTCATTCTTCGGATGCCCTGAGACAGTCACTTGTGATAATGGCAAAGAATTTAACAACGAACTATTGaaggaattgttgaaaacccaaaaaattaacattcacCTCACGACCCCTAGACACCACGAATCTAACGCACCAGTGGAACGCTTCCACTCTACATTGATTGAACACCTCAGAATCCTAAAACAAAAGGACGACACAAAACCGATTACTGAACTGATTCCATATGCCATAATCGCATACAACAGCACTAAAAGTAGCGTAACAAATTTCACACCCCACGAACTCATCCTGGGACACACAAATACAAGAGACCCTTTTGACCTCATATCAACAACATTTTACTCAGACTACGTCTCCTCTCATAAAGCCAAAGTCGATGCATTATGCGAAGATGTCGTGAAGAAGATGGAAAGTAATAAGGAGAAAGTTATTGCCAAAAGGAATCACAAAGGAAACGAATCCCCCGATTTTAAGGTCAACCAAAAGGTCTACCGAAATTTAAACTCTCGAAACAAAAAGAACCCAAGATTCAGCGGACCGTTTataatcatagaaaaattagaacataATAAGGTAAAAATCCAAAGCACGCGAAGCccctacaaaattgaaatagcacATATCAAGGAACTAAAGAAACCCCTCTTTACAGATGGCCCCTCGCGCATGGAAAATCCCAGTACATCAACTTAAAATCCAACCCCGGTGTACTACCCTACAAGTTAGGCAAAGCCCAGAAGACTATTGACCACTGGCACTTTATCCAAACGTACGACATGACCGAACTATTACAGgaattcgcaaaaattaatacccaaTTCGATTTACTCGTCAAAACCCTAAATAACTTCACTGACTATAAACTCGAATACCACAATTCCCTTGTTGTGACTACTagcttaaaacacaaaatcatcCGTCAGATAAATCAAATCTTCCCGAACAAATTAAGAACGAAACGAGCTCTTATAAACGCCTTAGGatcaatcataaaaacaataacggGGAACCTAGACCAAGATGACGCAAAACGTATCGACCAAAACATGGAAATCcttaaacaaaaccaaaacgatttaaaatccGCCATTGACAAGCAAATTactcttttttctaaatcaataatcaatttcagagaaacaataagaaatgtaTCCCATAACCAAATTATATTGGAGTCACGTATTAGACAAATAATAGATGTCGTCAATCAAATCGAGGTCAAGgaaacaaacctttttgagtTCTATCGTATCCAAATGATTATCACCCAAATTACCGTCTTTTACCAGAATATTTACGATATACTTTCAAATATCGAAGAGGCAATTacctttgctaaattaaacaCCTTCCATAACACCATAATCGACCCAAGTGAATTCCTAACAGAACTACAGTCAATGAAAGAGCAAATTCCCCTAGGAAAACTACCATTCGAGCCCaacattgaaaatctattaacTATCGAAAacactttggaaataaaaagtttcgccAAAGATAACTCGATCACGTTCATCATCGAAATTCCATTAGTAGAAAAAGTTAGTTATGATTTATTCCGATTACTTCCCTTGCCCGTAAGACATGGCGAAGTATACAAAGTCATAATACCCCGATCCGAATATCTACTGATAAACGACCAAACATTCGGATACGCGAACGAACCCTGTCGGTACGTATCCCCTAATGAATATCTATGCCCTCAAATACATATAGATAACTTCCACGATTTTTCCCCATGCGAAGTACAACTCCTGCGTTACGAACACAACGCCACACGATGTAAATCAATAACTGTTACCCTGGGGGaaacacaaatacaaaacatagaCGATAATAAGTGGATCCTGGTGACCACCAAAAGTATTGTCGGATTAGAAACATGTAAATCTTCACAAAGTAACATTCTGTTGGATGGAACTTACGCAATAGATTTAGAGTATCGTtgtaatcttaaaataaggaaCATAGTTTTAAGAGGCAATAGGAAAACCAAccggcaatttcaaattttccctttgttagacataaatattaatcatacaTATCAAAAGCcataccaaaaaatagaactgcctaacttaaacaaaatagatttaaataacatCGCCGAATTACAGAATGAGGTTGATTTGCAGAAGaaggaaaattcaatgttactAAATACTAACCTTCACTACGACAGAACCAGTATTTGGACTGTCCTATTGTATGGTATCATAATATTGTTCTTATTAGGTTTATTAGCAAAGTATCTATGgcctattgttttaaaatacaaaaagaccGAGAATCCAGAAAATGACATAGTAATTTAGGTCATAGAAACTTCGGGTTTTATGCCCATCTAAGGGTGGAGGAGTTACATCCCCGTAACACCAAGCGTCGCTGTTATGACGTCACCCGTacgattagtataaataagaagtagcattaagcgcagtagcctttttagtgagtctttgcttgtatcgcgaacgttgtgtttactatcggtcctgtttgaaataaattaatttcaaagtaaagtgtttttttttgagtcttaaaacggatcaaaacataacttgccaaagtgactaaaacgggtagaaacgagcgaaatcggtcagacacgatcgtttcatcaaggaatttgctcaaatcggccgatttggcttatttcggccaaatctgtctattttggattcaaattgtaccaaattgatgaaaacgtgccaaagtgactaaaacgggtagaaacgagcgaaatcggtcagaaacgatcgtttcatcaaggaatttactcaaatcggccgatttgacttatttcggccaaatctgtctattttggatggaaacagaacctaatggatgaaaacgtgccaaaatgactaaaacaggcagaaacgagcgaaatcggtcagaaacgatcgtttcatcaaggaatttactcaaatcggccgatttgacttatttcggccaaatctgtctattttggatggaaacagaacctaatggatgaaaacgtgccaaaatgactaaaacaggcagaaacgagcgaaatcggtcagaaacgatcgtttcatctctgaatttgctcaaatcaaccgatttggcttatttcggccaaatctgtctattttggattcaaattgcaccaaattgatgaaaacgtgccaaaatgactaaaacaggcagaaacgagcgaaatcggtcagaagcgatcgtttcatctctgaatttgttcaaatcgaccgatttggcttatttcggccaaatctgcctattttggatggaaacagaaccaaatggatgaaaacgtgccaaaatgattaaaacaggcagaaacgagcgaaatcggtcagaaacgatcgtttcatcaaggaatttgctcaaatcggccgatttggcttatttcggccaaatctgtctattttggattcaaattgcaccaaattgatgaaaacgtgccaaaatgactaaaacaggcagaaacgagcgaaatcggtcagaaacgatcgtttcatctctaaatttgctcaaatcgaccgatttggcttatttcggccaaatctgtctattttggatggaaacagaaccaaatggatgaaaacgtgccaaaatgactaaaacaggcagaaacgagcgaaatcgttcagaaacgatcgtttcatcaaggaatttgctcaaatcggccgatttggcttatttcggccaaatctgtctattttggatggaaacagaaccaaatggatgaaaacgtgccaaaatgactaaaacaggcagaaacgagcgaaatcggtcagaaacgatcgtttcatctctgaatttgcaaaatcgaccgatttggcttatttcggccaaatctgtctattttggattcaaattgcaccaaattgatgaaaacgtgccaaaatgactaaaacaggcagaaacgagcgaaatcggtcagaaacgatcgtttcatatctgaatttgctcaaatcgaccgatttggcttatttcggccaaatctgtctattttggattcaaattgcaccaaattgatgaaaacgtgccaaaatgactaaaacaggcagaaacgagcgaaatcggtcagaaacgatcgtttcatctctgaatttgctcaaatcgaccgatttggcttatttcggccaaatctgtctattttggatggaaacagaaccaaatggatgaaaacgtgccaaaatgactaaaacaggcagaaacgagcgaaatcgttcagaaacgatcgtttcatcaaggaatttgctcaaatcgaccgatttggcttatttcggccaaatctgtctattttggatggaaacagaaccaaatggatgaaaacgtgccaaaattactaaaacaggcagaaacgagcgaaatcggtcagaaacgatcgtttcatatctgaatttgctcaaatcgaccgatttggcttatttc is a genomic window of Euwallacea similis isolate ESF13 unplaced genomic scaffold, ESF131.1 scaffold_119, whole genome shotgun sequence containing:
- the LOC136418843 gene encoding uncharacterized protein; amino-acid sequence: MIITQITVFYQNIYDILSNIEEAITFAKLNTFHNTIIDPSEFLTELQSMKEQIPLGKLPFEPNIENLLTIENTLEIKSFAKDNSITFIIEIPLVEKVSYDLFRLLPLPVRHGEVYKVIIPRSEYLLINDQTFGYANEPCRYVSPNEYLCPQIHIDNFHDFSPCEVQLLRYEHNATRCKSITVTLGETQIQNIDDNKWILVTTKSIVGLETCKSSQSNILLDGTYAIDLEYRCNLKIRNIVLRGNRKTNRQFQIFPLLDININHTYQKPYQKIELPNLNKIDLNNIAELQNEVDLQKKENSMLLNTNLHYDRTSLLAKYLWPIVLKYKKTENPENDIVI